The Rhipicephalus sanguineus isolate Rsan-2018 chromosome 10, BIME_Rsan_1.4, whole genome shotgun sequence genome segment TTGAGAGCACAGTTGCTTGTACCAAATGTAAGTAAACCTACTTTTCCTTTGCCAAACCAACATTTACGCGACAGTTCTCACTTTTAGAAATTTATGTATTCAGTGTTCAGTTTAGTTGGGAAATATCACTTGAAACATCTGTACGTACACATATCCAAGGTTGCAATGTTGCAAAATGTGTGCTCGTTCACTTGAGGTGGTGTAGGTACTGATCACACACTAGCCAGTACTATGCGAAAATTGGGCAGGCTCGAATGTTGGAAACAACAGTTTATTAGTTTGTGGTAAATCGAGACATTTGATTATTTGAGTTACAGAACAAACCTCTAAACTAGCACAAAACAAATGTATCTGCAGAGCTTTTAACACTAGTTACAGCATGGGAGCACATTATTAGCCGTTGAGATCCATTTGATGCTTTGTATGTTATTGAAAGCGGTTTCTTTAGTGCAAGTGCTGTTTAGCTCTACTGTTTCAGATGTTTTTTCTTTATCTATATTTCCATTAAAAAATCATTTACAAAAGTCTTATGGGGTAGGATTAACATCATATTCAGTGTTAAGCGTGTGTTACACCATGCGACTGCCAGGTGCGGTTGTTCACCATCAGAATTACCAGATTCGTTACTTTCCGGTAATTTTTATCCTAAGGCAGCAGCGTACTTGTCGCATTTAGCATCCTGTCTTTCGGCTGGATTTAGTCTTTGCGGCAGTATTTTTATTCAATGTCCCTTTaatattaatttggtctttagcCTCCTTTGAGAAGGACAGAGGCAGAAGAAACATATGAGTGCTGGATCTGGTTCTTTAACTCCCACCCCCTTCAATACTTATTTTTACAGGATGCCGAACCAAGGCTTTGCGTCCCCTGGTCGAGGTGGGTATCAGCCCCGCGGAGGACAGCGCACCCGTGGTTCAACCGGGTTTCGAAGCACGTCGAGGCCCGCCCCACCCAGAGTCGGCGGCTCTGCAACCGGATTTCGGTCCGCGGGGTTTCGCAACTCATTCAGGCCAAGGGCACCCTCTGTCACGCCTCGAGCCCTTCCACAGGCCCAGGACATGGTGTCACCCATGCATATGAGCAGGGTTTCGGATGCTGCCTCTCGCAGGCCCAGCGCGGGCACCGCCAACAACCATTCTCCCGACATGGACGAGCGAGGATCGTCGTCGCGAAAGCCGGTCGCCCACTCCGTCAGCACGTGGACGGTGCAGATCGGAGAGGTGCCCATCTCGTACTTCTCGCGGGAGAGGTGGAGGGACCAGTGCCGCCCCGAAAAGGGCATGCGGCCCGACGCGATCGACGAGCCGTTCCGCGGCTGCACCCTTCAGGACAGGCACCCCAGCGAGCCGAAGGCCACTTACTCCGAGCAGGAACTGCGCAACTTGTGCCCCATCTGCGGCACCCTGGTGATCCACTGGGAGACACACAAGCAGGGAAAGCTGCACCGCGAACGAGTCAAGGCTCGGGAGTCGTACGCCCCCTCCTCCTCTCAGGCTGCGGGCCCCACGCAGCAGGACGTTGTTGCTGCGCTGCGCGTGCTCCAGGCCACACGGCCCGACATCATCGCGGCCTCCCTCGCCGCCACTACGCCCAACTTGCTCATGTCCCTGAAGGGTGCCGAGGCAAATAGAATGTCGCCACCACGTTTGGGCGACAGGATGAAGCGAAGTGGCCGGTCTCCGTCGCCGGACAGGAAGCGCCACGCCTCCCGATGGGAACCTGCTGGCCGCGACATTCGCTATGATGATGCCCCTCACGCTGCTGTCCCAAAGGGTCCATCTCCCAGGGCCGTTCCTCCGCCAATGTGAGGATcacactctttcttttttcattcttgTCATTTCGTACACAGGATCCTGGAGTATCCCTGCAGCGACCTCGCCAACGATGCCAAGTTTGGGCTAACATGGGCGGACAACTTATATGCGCTCGAAGTCTGCATGTAACTTCGAAATGCCACGAGTGCCAGCCGGCCTGTAGGATCACTGGTTTGCTTTTCAGTAACGGTCCGCATGCTCACAAAGACAACATTACACGAACCACTTTTTTTTAACCGCATGGTCCAGCCATTTGATCCTtcgggctgcatcattgagccaTGTTGCCTTTGTTGACACATTGAGGCCTGGTCATTATAGCATGCAGGCATTCTGCCCATCGATAGAGACCTCTGCGCAGTCTCGCTTGCGTGAGTTTATTCTGAGTGAGGATTACAAATGATCACTATTGTGTCCCACGAAAGCACATGTGCCACTGTGA includes the following:
- the LOC119407299 gene encoding uncharacterized protein LOC119407299 isoform X2; this translates as MPNQGFASPGRGGYQPRGGQRTRGSTGFRSTSRPAPPRVGGSATGFRSAGFRNSFRPRAPSVTPRALPQAQDMVSPMHMSRVSDAASRRPSAGTANNHSPDMDERGSSSRKPVAHSVSTWTVQIGEVPISYFSRERWRDQCRPEKGMRPDAIDEPFRGCTLQDRHPSEPKATYSEQELRNLCPICGTLVIHWETHKQGKLHRERVKARESYAPSSSQAAGPTQQDVVAALRVLQATRPDIIAASLAATTPNLLMSLKGAEANRMSPPRLGDRMKRSGRSPSPDRKRHASRWEPAGRDIRYDDAPHAAVPKGPSPRAVPPPMQPMYNDLPHGPGRSYTSGSYTWR
- the LOC119407299 gene encoding uncharacterized protein LOC119407299 isoform X1 → MPRGVNQPKRRVVLTRTGNPVISMPNQGFASPGRGGYQPRGGQRTRGSTGFRSTSRPAPPRVGGSATGFRSAGFRNSFRPRAPSVTPRALPQAQDMVSPMHMSRVSDAASRRPSAGTANNHSPDMDERGSSSRKPVAHSVSTWTVQIGEVPISYFSRERWRDQCRPEKGMRPDAIDEPFRGCTLQDRHPSEPKATYSEQELRNLCPICGTLVIHWETHKQGKLHRERVKARESYAPSSSQAAGPTQQDVVAALRVLQATRPDIIAASLAATTPNLLMSLKGAEANRMSPPRLGDRMKRSGRSPSPDRKRHASRWEPAGRDIRYDDAPHAAVPKGPSPRAVPPPMQPMYNDLPHGPGRSYTSGSYTWR